One window of the Pseudofrankia sp. DC12 genome contains the following:
- a CDS encoding FHA domain-containing protein, whose protein sequence is MPLVALRVQTSTTQLTLPGDRKVVVGRASDSDIVVSHPKVSRRHVSLEPGADGWTASDLSANGMWHDGQRVSSVPVGQQPVRLRLGALDGPELTVAAIVPVDVAPAAPAEPDVDEAETRLAPASGPLARPGRATAPAAAPAPIPNTPVAARRRPPRWLSTVPTLVWLFAAAFALGALVALS, encoded by the coding sequence GTGCCTCTCGTCGCGCTGCGCGTGCAGACCTCGACCACGCAGCTCACGCTGCCCGGCGACCGCAAGGTCGTGGTCGGCCGGGCCTCGGACTCGGACATCGTGGTCAGCCACCCCAAGGTGTCCCGCCGGCACGTCTCGCTCGAGCCGGGCGCGGACGGCTGGACCGCCAGTGATCTCAGCGCCAACGGGATGTGGCATGACGGCCAGCGGGTCAGCTCCGTCCCGGTCGGTCAGCAGCCGGTCCGGCTGCGGCTCGGTGCCCTGGACGGCCCGGAGCTGACGGTGGCGGCCATCGTCCCCGTCGACGTCGCTCCGGCGGCCCCGGCCGAGCCGGACGTCGACGAGGCCGAGACCCGGCTCGCCCCCGCCAGCGGCCCGCTGGCGCGCCCCGGCCGCGCGACCGCGCCGGCCGCGGCTCCGGCGCCCATTCCCAACACGCCCGTCGCGGCCCGGCGACGGCCGCCGCGCTGGCTGAGCACCGTGCCCACGCTAGTCTGGCTTTTCGCGGCCGCGTTCGCCCTCGGCGCCCTGGTCGCGCTCTCCTGA
- a CDS encoding Rieske (2Fe-2S) protein — protein MTQDISTSDGAGSLTRRAIPAAVVVVGAAAGFGVAWNHRDGAGPGANAAGGSPAGGAAAGDTPLATLDQVPAGGGLILEKAGVVLTKDQAGDVHAFSAVCTHQGCTVSEVTGGTINCPCHGSKFDVSTGAPVAGPASTPLPPVQVSVHDNAVFPA, from the coding sequence ATGACGCAGGACATCTCCACCTCGGACGGGGCCGGCTCGCTCACCCGGCGGGCCATTCCCGCGGCGGTCGTCGTCGTCGGCGCGGCGGCCGGTTTCGGCGTCGCGTGGAACCACCGCGACGGCGCTGGGCCCGGCGCCAACGCGGCCGGGGGCAGCCCCGCCGGCGGGGCGGCAGCCGGCGACACGCCGCTGGCGACGCTCGACCAGGTCCCGGCCGGCGGCGGCCTGATCCTGGAGAAGGCCGGGGTCGTGCTGACCAAGGACCAGGCCGGCGACGTGCACGCCTTCTCGGCGGTCTGCACACACCAGGGCTGCACCGTCAGCGAGGTGACCGGCGGCACGATCAACTGCCCGTGCCACGGCAGCAAGTTCGACGTGTCGACCGGCGCCCCGGTGGCGGGCCCGGCGTCGACCCCGTTGCCCCCGGTCCAGGTCAGCGTCCACGACAACGCCGTCTTCCCTGCCTGA
- a CDS encoding DUF6529 family protein encodes MSIPEPTAGTAAPQRRSALSGSTGLAGAVLVGAVIAVVLGVYGREHTPARRPLYTLGFSSPLPMKAWLTTIVLALVVVQLLTALWMWGRLPGVKAGGPVVSIAHRWSGTAAFAISLPVAFHCLWALGFSTADTRVVVHSVAGCTFYGAYAAKMLGLRVKSLPGWALPVLGGLVFSLLVLLWLTAALWFFTRTGIPHV; translated from the coding sequence ATGTCGATACCCGAGCCGACCGCGGGCACCGCCGCGCCACAGCGCCGGTCGGCCCTGAGCGGGTCCACCGGGCTCGCCGGCGCAGTACTCGTAGGCGCCGTCATCGCGGTCGTCCTCGGTGTGTACGGCCGGGAGCACACGCCCGCCCGTCGCCCGCTGTACACCCTCGGTTTCTCCAGCCCACTGCCGATGAAGGCATGGCTGACGACAATCGTCCTCGCCCTCGTTGTCGTGCAGTTGCTGACGGCGCTGTGGATGTGGGGGCGCCTGCCCGGCGTCAAAGCCGGCGGGCCAGTGGTTTCGATCGCGCATCGCTGGAGCGGGACGGCGGCCTTCGCCATCTCCCTTCCGGTCGCCTTCCACTGCCTCTGGGCCCTTGGATTTTCGACGGCAGACACGAGGGTCGTCGTACACAGCGTCGCAGGGTGCACGTTCTATGGCGCGTACGCGGCGAAGATGCTCGGGCTGCGAGTGAAATCCCTGCCCGGCTGGGCGCTGCCGGTGCTCGGCGGGCTCGTTTTCTCGCTGCTCGTGCTGCTGTGGCTGACGGCCGCGTTGTGGTTCTTCACCCGTACCGGCATTCCCCATGTCTGA